The following proteins are encoded in a genomic region of Amyelois transitella isolate CPQ chromosome 14, ilAmyTran1.1, whole genome shotgun sequence:
- the LOC106130883 gene encoding endoplasmic reticulum lectin 1 isoform X1 — protein sequence MNLIVSLCFVGFVSCIEHDYKGFDDTILFSINWPGSPENLENLVEGNTRNSQLQKKEVLKVTTTNKEQYECHIPELQPKQSSSPEEHVGALPLNLLKPLFGQKICSFRLESYWSYEVCHGSHIRQYHEERDGKQLKTQQYYLGHWNTQRQKKLEEEMIAAMEKKEPFKTTKVEGITLPYVEMLFEEGTICDLNGKPRATRVLYVCYAHGKHEVYSFKETSTCEYEIVILSPLLCEHPQFKPNQVTENVIDCFSIGDAPKKPRNLLKMEVDSLRFHHHSIRLTNNDKEPDVMAVLKVEKIEKDGETHLKFELHPLSEDNVVEEAKITQLAPTISDDSPVRAFLNGENCLNGGTGWWKYEFCYGKHVTQYHVDRAGEKTSLLLGKFDEDEHLKWIAENKGKAPKPVEYRTSVSHLYSGGDVCDKTGQPRRTEVKLKCLENSSSPAQVSLYLLEPRTCHYILGVESPLICDILPLADENGLIKSSKPILVKQDSIDDDREDATDEPKANDVPKIGND from the exons atgaatttaatcgTAAGCTTGTGTTTTGTGGGTTTTGTATCTTGTATTGAACATGATTACAAGGGATTTGACGATACAATACTCTTCTCTATAAATTGGCCGGGGTCTCCAGAAAACTTGGAAAATTTAGTTGAAGGAAACACAAGAAACTCACAATTACAG AAAAAAGAAGTGTTAAAAGtaacaacaacaaataaaGAGCAATATGAATGCCACATTCCGGAGTTGCAGCCCAAGCAGTCATCCAGCCCTGAAGAGCATGTTGGAGCTTTGCCGCTCAACCTCCTGAAGCCTCTGTTTGGCCAAAAGATATGCTCATTTAGGTTAGAGAGTTACTGGAGCTATGAAGTGTGCCATGGATCACATATAAGGCAGTATCATGAAGAGAGAGATG gaAAGCAGTTGAAGACTCAACAGTATTATCTGGGGCACTGGAACACTCAGCGGCAAAAGAAGTTAGAGGAGGAAATGATAGCTGCTATGGAGAAGAAGGAACCATTCAAAACCACTAAGGTTGAGGGAATAACACTGCCTTACGTTGAGATGTTGTTTGAAGAAG GGACAATATGTGATTTGAATGGCAAACCTCGTGCTACTAGAGTTTTGTACGTCTGCTACGCTCACGGCAAACATGAAGTGTATTCTTTTAAAGAGACATCCACTTGCGAGTATGAGATTGTAATCCTATCTCCGCTACTTTGTGAACATCCGCAGTTTAAACCAAATCAGGTCACAGAGAATGTGATTGATTGCTTCTCCATAGGAGATGCTCCGAAGAAACCAAGaaatttactcaaaatggaggtCGACAGTTTGAGGTTCCACCATCACTCTATTCGGTTGACgaataat GATAAAGAGCCGGATGTAATGGCTGTATTGAAAGTTGAAAAAATTGAGaag gACGGAGAGACACACTTGAAGTTCGAGCTTCATCCACTAAGCGAGGATAATGTGGTAGAAGAAGCTAAGATTACACAATTAGCACCCACTATTAGTGACGATTCCCCTGTCAGAGCTTTCTTGAACGGCGAAAACTGTTTGAACGGG GGCACAGGTTGGTGGAAATACGAGTTCTGTTACGGCAAGCACGTGACTCAGTACCACGTCGACCGCGCCGGCGAGAAGACGTCTCTGTTGTTGGGGAAATTCGACGAGGACGAACATCTCAAGTGGATCGCTGAGAATAAGGGGAAGGCGCCTAAACCTGTTG aATACCGCACATCTGTCTCGCACTTATACTCTGGCGGTGACGTTTGCGATAAGACCGGCCAGCCTCGCCGCACTGAAGTGAAGCTTAAATGTTTGGAGAACTCCTCCAGTCCTGCCCAGGTCTCCCTGTACTTATTGGAGCCGAGGACCTGCCATTATATATTAG gCGTGGAATCACCGTTAATATGCGACATTTTGCCGCTGGCCGACGAAAACGGACTTATAAAATCCAGCAAGCCGATTTTGGTGAAGCAAGACAGTATTGATGATGATAGAGAAGACGCTACTGATGAACCAAAGGCCAATGACGTTCCTAAAATCGGCAATGATTAG
- the LOC106130883 gene encoding endoplasmic reticulum lectin 1 isoform X2, with translation MNLIVSLCFVGFVSCIEHDYKGFDDTILFSINWPGSPENLENLVEGNTRNSQLQKKEVLKVTTTNKEQYECHIPELQPKQSSSPEEHVGALPLNLLKPLFGQKICSFRLESYWSYEVCHGSHIRQYHEERDGKQLKTQQYYLGHWNTQRQKKLEEEMIAAMEKKEPFKTTKVEGITLPYVEMLFEEGTICDLNGKPRATRVLYVCYAHGKHEVYSFKETSTCEYEIVILSPLLCEHPQFKPNQVTENVIDCFSIGDAPKKPRNLLKMEVDSLRFHHHSIRLTNNDGETHLKFELHPLSEDNVVEEAKITQLAPTISDDSPVRAFLNGENCLNGGTGWWKYEFCYGKHVTQYHVDRAGEKTSLLLGKFDEDEHLKWIAENKGKAPKPVEYRTSVSHLYSGGDVCDKTGQPRRTEVKLKCLENSSSPAQVSLYLLEPRTCHYILGVESPLICDILPLADENGLIKSSKPILVKQDSIDDDREDATDEPKANDVPKIGND, from the exons atgaatttaatcgTAAGCTTGTGTTTTGTGGGTTTTGTATCTTGTATTGAACATGATTACAAGGGATTTGACGATACAATACTCTTCTCTATAAATTGGCCGGGGTCTCCAGAAAACTTGGAAAATTTAGTTGAAGGAAACACAAGAAACTCACAATTACAG AAAAAAGAAGTGTTAAAAGtaacaacaacaaataaaGAGCAATATGAATGCCACATTCCGGAGTTGCAGCCCAAGCAGTCATCCAGCCCTGAAGAGCATGTTGGAGCTTTGCCGCTCAACCTCCTGAAGCCTCTGTTTGGCCAAAAGATATGCTCATTTAGGTTAGAGAGTTACTGGAGCTATGAAGTGTGCCATGGATCACATATAAGGCAGTATCATGAAGAGAGAGATG gaAAGCAGTTGAAGACTCAACAGTATTATCTGGGGCACTGGAACACTCAGCGGCAAAAGAAGTTAGAGGAGGAAATGATAGCTGCTATGGAGAAGAAGGAACCATTCAAAACCACTAAGGTTGAGGGAATAACACTGCCTTACGTTGAGATGTTGTTTGAAGAAG GGACAATATGTGATTTGAATGGCAAACCTCGTGCTACTAGAGTTTTGTACGTCTGCTACGCTCACGGCAAACATGAAGTGTATTCTTTTAAAGAGACATCCACTTGCGAGTATGAGATTGTAATCCTATCTCCGCTACTTTGTGAACATCCGCAGTTTAAACCAAATCAGGTCACAGAGAATGTGATTGATTGCTTCTCCATAGGAGATGCTCCGAAGAAACCAAGaaatttactcaaaatggaggtCGACAGTTTGAGGTTCCACCATCACTCTATTCGGTTGACgaataat gACGGAGAGACACACTTGAAGTTCGAGCTTCATCCACTAAGCGAGGATAATGTGGTAGAAGAAGCTAAGATTACACAATTAGCACCCACTATTAGTGACGATTCCCCTGTCAGAGCTTTCTTGAACGGCGAAAACTGTTTGAACGGG GGCACAGGTTGGTGGAAATACGAGTTCTGTTACGGCAAGCACGTGACTCAGTACCACGTCGACCGCGCCGGCGAGAAGACGTCTCTGTTGTTGGGGAAATTCGACGAGGACGAACATCTCAAGTGGATCGCTGAGAATAAGGGGAAGGCGCCTAAACCTGTTG aATACCGCACATCTGTCTCGCACTTATACTCTGGCGGTGACGTTTGCGATAAGACCGGCCAGCCTCGCCGCACTGAAGTGAAGCTTAAATGTTTGGAGAACTCCTCCAGTCCTGCCCAGGTCTCCCTGTACTTATTGGAGCCGAGGACCTGCCATTATATATTAG gCGTGGAATCACCGTTAATATGCGACATTTTGCCGCTGGCCGACGAAAACGGACTTATAAAATCCAGCAAGCCGATTTTGGTGAAGCAAGACAGTATTGATGATGATAGAGAAGACGCTACTGATGAACCAAAGGCCAATGACGTTCCTAAAATCGGCAATGATTAG